Proteins co-encoded in one Patescibacteria group bacterium genomic window:
- the cysS gene encoding cysteine--tRNA ligase: MLRLFNTLTRKSEVFKPIKKGKVGMYSCGPTVYDFAHIGNLRAYVFADLLRRYLAFSGFEVEQVMNITDIDDKTIRDSQKKGQTLKEFTEFYTKEFIKDMEALNVEMPNVLPKATEHISEMVALVQKLLKNGSAYESGGSIYFDISKFKKYGELARLEKRTLKKNASGRLNISDEYEKEEANDFVLWKAWQKEDGDVFWETELGKGRPGWHIECSAMSMKYLGERFDIHTGGADLVFPHHTNEIAQSEAATEKKFVNYWAHNEHLLVNGKKMSKSLGNFYTLRDIQEKGCNPLLLRLVLLKTHYRKILDFSFDDFKEAKIIAEKFLSFLAELSFITNGGSNNLDIKNTISRNREEFKKAMDSDLNISLALAALFDFIEEVYKIMPRISSSQAREIEKYIFEIDQVFGFIKPLFENYQERLTKILATKTVQTMISNRGKARKEKNYAEADKIRGDLLKEGIIIEDMAERCKIRLLEIVE; the protein is encoded by the coding sequence ATGTTGAGATTGTTTAATACCCTAACGAGGAAAAGCGAGGTTTTTAAGCCGATTAAAAAAGGCAAGGTCGGGATGTATTCTTGCGGACCGACTGTTTATGATTTCGCCCATATCGGAAATTTGAGAGCGTATGTTTTTGCCGACCTTTTGAGGCGGTATTTGGCGTTCAGCGGTTTTGAGGTTGAGCAGGTGATGAATATTACAGATATTGACGATAAGACGATTAGAGATAGCCAAAAAAAAGGCCAGACGCTTAAAGAATTTACTGAATTTTACACAAAAGAATTTATTAAAGACATGGAGGCGTTGAATGTGGAAATGCCGAATGTTCTGCCCAAGGCGACGGAGCATATTTCCGAAATGGTCGCTTTGGTTCAAAAATTACTTAAAAATGGCTCTGCCTACGAGTCAGGCGGTTCAATCTATTTTGATATTTCGAAATTTAAAAAATACGGCGAATTGGCGCGATTAGAAAAAAGAACATTAAAAAAGAATGCTAGCGGGCGGCTAAATATTAGCGACGAATATGAAAAAGAAGAAGCGAATGATTTTGTTTTATGGAAGGCGTGGCAGAAGGAGGACGGGGATGTTTTTTGGGAGACGGAACTTGGAAAAGGACGGCCGGGCTGGCATATTGAATGTTCGGCAATGTCAATGAAATATTTAGGAGAACGGTTTGATATTCACACGGGCGGGGCGGATTTGGTTTTTCCGCACCACACGAACGAAATCGCCCAATCGGAAGCGGCGACGGAAAAAAAATTCGTCAATTACTGGGCGCATAACGAGCATTTGCTTGTGAATGGCAAAAAAATGAGCAAGTCGCTCGGGAATTTTTACACTCTGCGCGACATTCAAGAGAAGGGATGCAATCCGCTTTTATTAAGATTGGTTTTATTAAAAACGCATTACCGCAAGATTCTGGATTTTTCTTTTGATGATTTTAAGGAAGCGAAAATAATTGCGGAAAAGTTTTTGAGTTTTTTGGCGGAGCTTTCTTTTATTACTAACGGCGGGAGTAATAATTTAGATATTAAAAATACAATATCGCGAAATAGGGAAGAATTTAAAAAAGCGATGGATAGTGATTTAAATATTAGTTTAGCTCTGGCGGCTCTCTTTGATTTTATAGAAGAGGTTTATAAAATAATGCCGCGAATATCATCTAGCCAAGCGCGGGAGATAGAAAAATATATTTTTGAAATTGACCAAGTTTTCGGATTTATCAAACCGCTTTTTGAAAATTATCAGGAGCGGCTGACTAAAATATTGGCGACTAAAACGGTTCAAACGATGATTTCAAATAGAGGGAAAGCGAGAAAAGAAAAAAATTACGCGGAGGCGGATAAAATCAGGGGGGATTTACTAAAAGAGGGAATTATCATTGAAGACATGGCGGAGAGGTGTAAAATTAGATTGTTGGAAATTGTAGAGTAG
- a CDS encoding DMT family transporter produces the protein MDWLFIAIIAHFLLAVVFTVDKFLLSKTVLRPAAAAFFVGLLGGAASLFLIPFGFSLMSFWQMVGGFAAGIAFVFAILFFYRTIQTNEVSVVAPIVGGLVPIFTLFLTYFFLNERLASHQLISFCFLVFGGVIMFLPQKSAQTFLSKGLLIAVSAAFLFALSFVLTKFVFNGQSFINGFIWVRLGGVLGACSLLLIPSARTTIFKTSKSVKIGIGGLFISNKILSACAFVLLNYAIYLGSVSIVNALQGVQYVFLLIIVLFLSKKFPKIIQERVNYKIILQKLTAILFIVFGLGILAL, from the coding sequence ATGGACTGGTTATTTATTGCTATCATCGCGCATTTTTTATTGGCTGTTGTTTTTACAGTTGATAAATTTTTGCTTTCAAAGACGGTTTTGCGACCAGCGGCCGCCGCTTTTTTTGTCGGGCTTTTGGGCGGGGCGGCTTCTTTGTTTTTGATCCCGTTCGGTTTTTCTTTAATGTCCTTTTGGCAAATGGTCGGTGGTTTTGCCGCGGGAATCGCTTTTGTCTTCGCGATTTTGTTTTTTTATCGGACTATTCAAACGAACGAGGTGTCGGTTGTCGCTCCGATTGTGGGCGGATTGGTTCCTATTTTTACGCTATTTTTAACATATTTTTTTCTAAACGAACGATTGGCGTCTCACCAGTTAATATCTTTTTGCTTTCTTGTTTTTGGAGGAGTAATTATGTTTTTGCCTCAAAAAAGCGCTCAAACCTTTTTATCCAAGGGCTTATTAATTGCTGTTTCGGCCGCGTTTTTATTCGCTCTTTCTTTTGTTTTAACCAAGTTTGTTTTTAACGGGCAGTCGTTTATTAACGGCTTTATTTGGGTTCGGCTAGGCGGCGTTTTAGGCGCTTGTTCTTTGCTCTTAATTCCCTCCGCGCGCACGACTATTTTCAAAACATCAAAATCTGTTAAAATAGGAATAGGCGGGTTGTTTATTTCCAATAAAATTCTTTCCGCTTGCGCGTTTGTTTTGCTTAATTATGCCATTTATTTAGGGAGCGTTTCGATAGTGAACGCTTTGCAGGGGGTTCAATATGTTTTTCTTTTAATTATTGTTTTATTTCTTTCCAAAAAATTTCCGAAAATTATTCAGGAGAGGGTTAATTATAAAATTATTTTACAAAAATTAACGGCGATTTTATTTATTGTTTTCGGTTTGGGAATTTTAGCGTTGTAG
- the tgt gene encoding tRNA guanosine(34) transglycosylase Tgt produces MSFFKITKKHSKSQARLGVIKTANGVMRTPAFFPVATKASVKGLTPEDIKKIGFEGVLANAYHLYLQPGNKIVKKMGGLHKFMNWQGVTATDSGGFQVFSLGMAIQDKVGKILKEGEKEWGQSPKIGDCPHSSHASLVKIDEEGVDFTSHLDGSAHRFTPEISIKIQEDLGADIIFAFDECSSPLADYDYTKKAMGRTHRWAERCLKAKNKDNQFLFGIVQGGLFEDLRKESARFIGEMPFDGFGIGGSFGKGEMKKALDWIIPYLPENKLRHLLGIGYLEDVREAVKRGIDLFDCVEPTRLARHGTLLTERGKLDIFKTTYKIDKKPIMKNCQCYTCQNFTRAYLHHLFRAKEILAARLATIHNLRFMFDFMEKIRQDIKKDKRI; encoded by the coding sequence ATGTCATTTTTCAAAATTACAAAAAAACATTCAAAATCGCAGGCGCGGTTGGGAGTGATTAAAACCGCTAACGGGGTAATGAGAACGCCGGCGTTTTTTCCCGTGGCGACTAAGGCGTCGGTTAAAGGATTAACCCCGGAAGATATTAAAAAAATTGGTTTTGAGGGCGTTTTGGCTAACGCTTATCATTTGTATCTTCAGCCGGGGAATAAAATTGTAAAGAAGATGGGCGGGCTGCATAAATTTATGAATTGGCAAGGAGTGACGGCGACTGATAGTGGCGGTTTTCAGGTTTTTAGTTTAGGGATGGCGATTCAAGATAAGGTTGGTAAGATTTTGAAAGAGGGGGAAAAGGAATGGGGACAGTCCCCAAAAATTGGGGACTGTCCCCATTCCTCCCATGCTTCATTAGTCAAGATTGATGAGGAGGGGGTTGATTTTACCTCTCATTTGGACGGTTCCGCGCATCGCTTTACGCCAGAAATTTCAATCAAGATTCAAGAGGACTTAGGCGCTGATATTATTTTCGCTTTTGATGAATGTTCTTCTCCTTTGGCAGATTATGATTACACAAAAAAGGCGATGGGACGGACGCATCGCTGGGCAGAAAGATGTTTAAAGGCGAAAAATAAAGATAATCAATTTCTTTTTGGCATTGTTCAAGGCGGTCTTTTTGAGGATTTAAGAAAAGAAAGCGCGCGCTTTATCGGCGAAATGCCTTTTGATGGATTTGGAATAGGAGGTTCGTTTGGGAAAGGCGAGATGAAAAAGGCGCTTGATTGGATTATTCCCTATCTTCCCGAAAACAAGCTGCGCCATTTATTAGGTATTGGGTATTTAGAAGATGTTAGAGAAGCGGTTAAAAGAGGAATTGACCTTTTTGACTGCGTTGAGCCGACGCGACTGGCGAGGCATGGGACGCTATTGACTGAGCGAGGCAAATTGGATATTTTTAAAACAACTTATAAAATAGATAAAAAACCAATTATGAAAAATTGCCAGTGTTATACTTGTCAAAATTTCACTCGCGCCTATTTACATCATCTTTTCAGAGCAAAAGAAATACTCGCGGCGCGCCTGGCGACAATTCATAATTTGCGTTTTATGTTTGATTTTATGGAGAAAATAAGGCAGGATATTAAAAAAGATAAGAGGATATAG
- the mutM gene encoding bifunctional DNA-formamidopyrimidine glycosylase/DNA-(apurinic or apyrimidinic site) lyase, which produces MPEMPEVETIGRQLGQALKGKKIERVLVSLPGMVKASLGKFKKAVVGAKIEGVERRAKLLLIKLSSGNFLVIHLKLSGQLIFNGEVGKHSHIVYYFTDGSYLLHNDLRKFGFVKLISEKDLGNFFDEMNFGPEPLDKSFSFNLFKERIEKRKKSVIKTLLMDQKFIAGIGNIYACEILFSAGVLPDRNAGTLKEKEIKAIYEAIKNVLSLALKKKGSSDRDYLDAYGRKGGYMPLAKVYQREGEDCRVCGEKIKRVKTGSRSSYFCPRCQR; this is translated from the coding sequence ATGCCGGAAATGCCGGAGGTGGAGACAATTGGGAGGCAGTTGGGGCAGGCGCTCAAAGGGAAAAAGATTGAGCGGGTTTTGGTTTCTTTGCCAGGAATGGTTAAGGCGTCTTTGGGGAAATTTAAGAAGGCGGTCGTGGGGGCGAAAATAGAGGGTGTTGAGAGGCGGGCGAAGTTGCTTTTGATTAAACTGTCTAGTGGGAACTTTTTAGTTATTCATTTGAAATTGAGCGGGCAACTGATTTTTAACGGAGAGGTGGGGAAGCATAGTCATATTGTTTATTATTTTACGGACGGGAGTTATTTGCTTCATAATGACTTGCGGAAGTTTGGTTTTGTTAAATTGATTTCGGAAAAAGATTTGGGCAATTTTTTTGATGAAATGAATTTTGGTCCCGAGCCGCTTGATAAAAGTTTTTCTTTTAATTTATTTAAGGAACGGATTGAGAAAAGGAAAAAGTCGGTCATTAAAACGCTTTTGATGGACCAAAAATTTATCGCGGGGATTGGCAATATTTACGCTTGCGAGATTTTGTTTTCTGCCGGGGTTTTGCCTGATAGAAACGCGGGGACATTAAAAGAAAAAGAGATAAAGGCGATTTATGAGGCGATTAAAAATGTTTTGTCGCTTGCTTTAAAAAAGAAAGGGAGTTCGGACAGGGATTATCTTGACGCTTACGGGAGAAAGGGAGGGTATATGCCGCTTGCGAAGGTTTATCAGCGTGAGGGAGAAGATTGCCGCGTTTGCGGAGAAAAAATTAAAAGGGTAAAAACAGGCAGTCGTTCATCGTATTTTTGTCCGCGATGTCAGAGGTAA
- a CDS encoding outer membrane beta-barrel protein: MKRIIVLVFALFMVVCFAVPISLAEERAEEDFGRVTIFAGPEYMFFGSLKVDDKSDINIDGKLGLNVGMGVKITDSIGIEASWSGFRLDESDLDLLAENQEVADVDVDYISLGPVFSYKIAEKITLNAGLGGYLCLVDIKVSDPESTESDSGGAWGGYVKVGASIPVVSKIVLGISGGYRYGGDIEMFTNRDWETSGGFCTALIKINF, from the coding sequence ATGAAAAGGATTATAGTTTTAGTATTTGCGTTGTTTATGGTAGTTTGTTTTGCGGTTCCAATCTCATTGGCAGAAGAAAGAGCCGAGGAAGATTTTGGAAGAGTCACCATCTTTGCCGGTCCGGAATATATGTTTTTCGGAAGCTTAAAGGTTGATGACAAATCTGATATTAATATTGACGGCAAACTAGGCCTTAATGTAGGAATGGGAGTTAAAATTACTGATAGTATCGGAATTGAAGCGTCTTGGTCTGGATTCAGGCTTGACGAATCAGATCTTGATCTACTTGCTGAAAATCAAGAGGTGGCCGATGTAGACGTGGATTATATTTCCTTGGGACCTGTTTTTTCTTATAAAATCGCGGAGAAAATTACCTTAAATGCCGGGTTAGGAGGGTACCTATGCCTTGTTGATATTAAGGTTTCAGATCCGGAATCCACCGAATCGGACAGTGGTGGCGCTTGGGGTGGGTATGTTAAAGTAGGGGCAAGCATTCCTGTTGTTTCTAAAATTGTGCTTGGTATTAGCGGAGGATATCGTTATGGCGGAGATATTGAAATGTTTACCAATCGCGATTGGGAAACAAGCGGCGGTTTTTGTACAGCACTAATTAAAATAAACTT
- a CDS encoding rod shape-determining protein, with protein sequence MLNKFFGFFSKDIGIDLGTANTLVYVKGRGIVINEPSVVAINQKTGQILSIGQEAKKMVGRTPAHIVASRPLVAGVVSDFEVTEQMLKFFIDKVHRESFSILPRPRVVVGIPSGVTEVEKRAVEDAVRNAGAREVYLIEEPMAAAIGVRMPVQEATGNMIVDIGGGTSEVAVISLGGIVVSRSLRIAGDKFNEDIVNYAREEFNLLLGEKTAEDIKIAVGSACALDEPIETAMRGRDIITGLPKEVIVNDSQIRKALNHSIKLLVNSIKATIEETPPELVADIMTRGIFLVGGGGLLRGLDRLIAEQTEMPVKLVEDPLTAVVRGTGVVLEDIDALKGVLVATQYKETPR encoded by the coding sequence ATGCTTAATAAATTTTTCGGATTTTTTTCAAAGGATATCGGAATTGATTTAGGGACAGCGAACACTCTCGTCTATGTCAAAGGACGAGGGATTGTTATTAATGAGCCGTCAGTCGTGGCGATTAACCAAAAAACAGGTCAGATTTTGTCTATTGGGCAGGAAGCGAAAAAAATGGTTGGACGGACGCCGGCGCACATTGTCGCTTCGCGGCCTTTGGTGGCGGGGGTTGTTTCCGATTTTGAAGTGACCGAGCAGATGCTCAAATTTTTTATTGATAAAGTTCACCGAGAAAGTTTTTCTATTTTGCCGCGACCGCGCGTCGTGGTTGGCATCCCTTCGGGCGTGACGGAAGTGGAGAAAAGGGCGGTTGAAGATGCGGTCAGAAACGCCGGCGCGCGCGAGGTCTATCTAATTGAAGAACCGATGGCGGCGGCGATTGGAGTCAGAATGCCTGTTCAAGAAGCGACGGGCAATATGATCGTTGATATTGGCGGCGGGACATCGGAAGTCGCTGTCATTTCTCTGGGCGGGATTGTCGTTAGCCGCAGTTTGCGGATTGCCGGAGATAAATTTAACGAGGATATTGTTAATTACGCGCGCGAAGAATTTAATCTTCTTTTAGGCGAAAAAACGGCGGAGGATATAAAGATAGCGGTTGGTTCGGCTTGCGCGTTAGATGAACCAATAGAAACAGCGATGAGAGGGAGAGATATTATTACCGGCCTGCCAAAAGAGGTTATTGTGAATGACAGCCAAATCCGAAAAGCGTTAAATCATTCAATTAAATTATTAGTTAATTCAATTAAAGCGACTATTGAAGAAACGCCTCCGGAATTAGTGGCTGATATTATGACCCGAGGTATCTTTTTAGTGGGCGGTGGCGGTTTGTTGCGAGGGCTTGACCGATTAATTGCCGAGCAAACAGAAATGCCAGTTAAATTGGTTGAAGACCCCCTTACGGCAGTCGTCCGCGGGACAGGAGTGGTCTTAGAAGACATAGATGCGCTAAAAGGCGTTCTCGTCGCTACTCAATACAAAGAAACGCCAAGATAA
- a CDS encoding prolyl-tRNA synthetase — translation MRQSKLFTKTIKEAPKDETSFNAEVLIRGGFIEKVSAGVYSFLPLGLRVHNKICHIIREEMNAIGGQEILMPSLTPKKVWEQTGRWDNFDVLFKLAGADKKEYALGATHEEIVVPLVKKYVSSYKELPAYVYQIQTKFRNELRAKAGLIRGREFSMKDLYSFHTDKEDLDKFYEVAKEAYFKVYKRCGLGDITYLTFASGGAFSKYSHEFQTLTDAGEDTIYICDKCKVAVNKEIIEEQKECPVCQSGDLRVEKAVEVGNIFKLGTRFSEPFGFSYADASDKIHFVEMGCYGLGPSRTMGTIVEVHHDEKGIIWPEEVAPYAVHLLSLGKEKETRDFADDIYNKLIENKIEVLYDDRDNASPGAKFADADLIGIPWRLVVSGKTVESDSVEIKKRDSEEIKLVKKQNLLEEINA, via the coding sequence ATGAGACAATCAAAACTTTTTACAAAAACAATTAAAGAGGCGCCGAAGGATGAGACCAGTTTTAACGCGGAAGTTTTAATTAGAGGCGGTTTTATAGAAAAAGTGAGCGCGGGCGTTTACTCGTTTTTGCCTTTGGGGTTGAGAGTTCATAACAAGATTTGTCATATAATTCGCGAAGAGATGAATGCGATTGGCGGGCAGGAAATTTTGATGCCTTCTCTGACGCCGAAAAAGGTTTGGGAGCAAACAGGTCGTTGGGATAACTTTGATGTTCTTTTCAAGTTGGCGGGCGCCGACAAAAAAGAATACGCTTTGGGCGCGACCCACGAGGAAATCGTTGTCCCCTTAGTTAAAAAATATGTTTCTTCATACAAAGAATTGCCCGCTTATGTCTATCAAATTCAAACCAAATTCAGAAACGAGTTGCGCGCCAAAGCAGGACTGATTCGGGGGAGGGAATTTTCCATGAAGGATTTGTATTCTTTTCATACCGACAAAGAGGACTTGGATAAATTTTACGAAGTAGCGAAGGAAGCGTATTTTAAGGTTTACAAAAGATGCGGATTGGGAGACATCACTTATCTGACCTTTGCTTCGGGTGGAGCGTTTTCAAAATATTCCCATGAATTTCAAACGCTAACGGACGCCGGCGAAGATACGATTTATATCTGCGATAAATGCAAGGTGGCGGTTAATAAAGAAATCATTGAAGAGCAAAAAGAATGCCCCGTTTGTCAAAGCGGCGATTTGCGAGTGGAAAAAGCGGTTGAAGTCGGAAATATTTTTAAACTGGGAACGCGATTTTCCGAGCCGTTTGGTTTTTCGTATGCAGATGCGAGCGATAAAATCCATTTTGTTGAGATGGGATGTTATGGTCTTGGACCGAGTCGAACAATGGGGACGATCGTTGAAGTTCATCATGATGAGAAAGGAATTATTTGGCCTGAAGAAGTGGCCCCTTACGCTGTTCATTTGTTGTCTTTGGGCAAAGAAAAAGAAACGCGAGATTTCGCCGATGATATTTATAATAAATTAATAGAAAATAAAATAGAGGTTCTTTATGATGACCGAGACAACGCTTCTCCTGGCGCGAAGTTTGCCGACGCCGACTTAATTGGCATTCCTTGGCGTTTAGTGGTTAGCGGGAAAACGGTTGAATCAGATTCGGTTGAAATTAAAAAAAGAGACAGCGAAGAGATAAAATTAGTCAAAAAACAGAACTTATTAGAAGAAATCAATGCTTAA
- a CDS encoding glycoside hydrolase family 1 protein — protein sequence MKTYKFPDGFLWGAGTAAHQVEGGNVNNWSEWEKGDAGRACEHYQRFEEDFALAKSLNHNAHRFSIEWSRIEPKEGMINKGEIEHYRQVLLALKKRGIEPFVTLNHWTLPIWFAEKGGWLNPKAPYYFDRFVKIISENLFDLVDFWITLNEPNIYTAQSFLTGKWTPQNKNIFKYFKVLNNLAKAHHLAYRSLHLIDLDCQVGVAKNNIYFEGGLLAKFADYFWNKYFLNKIKEKQDFIGLNYYKWFRFNQNKNKELTDMGWEIYPKGIYYVLKDLEKYEKPIYITENGLADAQDKRREKFIKEHLFWIHKAIKNGVNVKGYLHWSLIDNFEWDKGFWPRFGLVEVDYKTMERRVRRSARVYAEICGRNELEM from the coding sequence ATTAAAACATATAAATTTCCAGACGGGTTTTTGTGGGGGGCGGGGACGGCCGCTCATCAGGTTGAGGGCGGGAATGTTAATAATTGGTCGGAGTGGGAGAAAGGGGATGCTGGCCGGGCTTGCGAGCATTATCAGAGATTTGAGGAGGATTTTGCTCTTGCCAAATCGCTTAATCATAATGCGCATCGTTTTTCAATTGAGTGGTCGCGGATTGAGCCGAAGGAAGGGATGATTAATAAGGGAGAAATTGAACATTACCGCCAAGTTCTTTTGGCTTTGAAAAAAAGAGGAATAGAACCATTTGTCACGCTTAATCATTGGACCTTGCCTATTTGGTTCGCAGAAAAAGGCGGGTGGCTTAATCCAAAGGCGCCTTATTATTTTGATAGATTTGTAAAAATTATTAGCGAGAATTTATTTGATTTGGTTGATTTTTGGATTACTTTGAACGAGCCGAATATTTACACGGCGCAATCTTTTTTGACAGGAAAATGGACGCCGCAGAATAAAAATATTTTTAAATATTTTAAGGTTTTGAATAATTTAGCCAAAGCGCATCACTTGGCTTATCGTTCCTTGCATTTGATTGACTTGGATTGCCAAGTGGGCGTCGCTAAAAACAATATCTATTTTGAGGGCGGATTGTTGGCAAAGTTCGCTGATTATTTTTGGAATAAATATTTTCTGAATAAAATTAAAGAGAAGCAGGATTTTATCGGTCTTAACTATTATAAGTGGTTCAGGTTTAACCAAAACAAAAACAAAGAACTTACTGATATGGGTTGGGAAATTTATCCAAAAGGCATTTATTATGTTCTCAAGGATTTGGAAAAATACGAAAAGCCGATTTATATTACCGAAAACGGATTAGCCGACGCTCAAGACAAAAGGAGAGAAAAATTTATTAAAGAGCATTTATTTTGGATTCACAAAGCGATTAAGAATGGAGTAAATGTGAAGGGATATTTACACTGGTCGCTGATTGATAATTTTGAGTGGGATAAAGGTTTTTGGCCGAGATTTGGATTAGTGGAGGTGGATTACAAAACAATGGAGAGACGGGTCAGGCGAAGCGCGCGCGTTTATGCGGAGATTTGCGGGCGGAATGAGCTGGAGATGTAA
- a CDS encoding TrmH family RNA methyltransferase — protein MGKNKFYVVCDNIRSLENIGSVFRTADALGVDKIFLCGICGKPPRDKISKTALGAEKNIPWEYHSQIWRVIDKLKKEGVFIVALEQTKNSVAYNKFKPKFPMALVIGNEVKGVSLSVLKKSDKIIHLPMAGKKESLNVVVAFGVAGYKIRE, from the coding sequence ATGGGAAAAAATAAATTTTATGTTGTTTGCGATAATATTCGCAGTTTGGAGAATATCGGTTCGGTCTTTAGGACAGCCGATGCTTTGGGCGTTGATAAAATTTTTTTATGCGGGATTTGCGGAAAGCCGCCGCGAGATAAAATTTCAAAGACCGCTTTAGGCGCGGAAAAAAATATTCCGTGGGAATATCATTCGCAAATATGGCGAGTCATTGACAAACTTAAGAAAGAAGGCGTTTTTATCGTCGCTTTAGAGCAGACGAAAAATAGCGTCGCTTATAATAAATTCAAGCCGAAATTTCCGATGGCTTTGGTGATTGGAAATGAAGTTAAAGGCGTCTCGCTTTCGGTTTTGAAAAAATCAGATAAGATTATTCATTTGCCGATGGCGGGGAAGAAAGAGTCGCTTAATGTGGTAGTCGCGTTTGGAGTGGCGGGATATAAAATAAGAGAATAA